One region of Candidatus Poribacteria bacterium genomic DNA includes:
- a CDS encoding Gfo/Idh/MocA family oxidoreductase — MNNYRIAIIGLGGMGGAHAEAVKLETNCELVAGAEINPERAKAWSERFSVKAIYDDYEKMLDEEQPDIVIVPTQAPMHHAPTIAAAQRGIHVFCEKPTALNLIEADEMVDTCDRHEVKFAINHIKRASPYNRHVLSLIEKGEIGDVVLMKATDKGGRKVGNSLMEMGTHLYDWLRLFAGDVEWTHAHLVQMDGRESTVDDIKHTQEVHSFDRDAGLVLGERGHAAFRFKNGIHADVQFLAQPETNDDAYGIDIIGTEGRIAIRESVGTTMFIHKGQHQTPAEAWEPVHLSAEDLDEQGNPRDKGSIRLLLQRLMLRDLVAAIEDDRDPFASGRDGRDCLEMIHATWESHRQKARIYMPLTPREHPLERWQTEARA, encoded by the coding sequence CTACCGTATCGCAATTATCGGCTTAGGAGGCATGGGGGGTGCTCATGCCGAGGCAGTGAAGTTAGAGACAAACTGTGAACTCGTCGCTGGTGCAGAAATCAATCCAGAACGCGCAAAAGCATGGAGCGAACGATTCAGCGTTAAAGCCATCTATGACGACTATGAAAAAATGCTTGACGAAGAACAACCCGATATCGTTATCGTTCCGACGCAGGCACCGATGCACCACGCACCAACAATCGCCGCGGCACAGCGCGGTATCCATGTCTTCTGTGAAAAGCCGACTGCCCTCAATCTTATTGAAGCCGACGAAATGGTTGACACCTGCGACCGACACGAGGTCAAGTTTGCCATTAACCACATCAAACGCGCCAGCCCATACAATCGGCACGTCCTTTCACTGATCGAGAAAGGCGAGATCGGTGATGTCGTGCTGATGAAGGCAACCGATAAAGGTGGCCGCAAGGTTGGAAATTCCTTGATGGAGATGGGTACACACCTCTACGATTGGCTGCGGCTCTTCGCCGGTGATGTTGAATGGACACACGCACACCTCGTCCAGATGGATGGACGTGAGTCAACCGTTGATGACATCAAACATACCCAAGAGGTTCACTCCTTTGACAGGGATGCAGGGCTTGTACTCGGAGAGCGAGGACACGCCGCTTTCCGATTCAAGAACGGTATCCATGCCGATGTGCAGTTCCTCGCGCAACCCGAAACCAACGATGATGCCTACGGCATCGACATTATCGGTACCGAAGGCAGAATTGCCATCCGAGAGAGCGTCGGCACAACGATGTTTATCCACAAAGGGCAACACCAAACCCCAGCAGAAGCGTGGGAACCGGTACATCTATCAGCCGAAGACCTTGACGAACAAGGGAACCCACGAGACAAGGGATCAATACGGTTGCTATTGCAACGTCTCATGCTACGCGATCTCGTCGCCGCCATTGAAGATGACCGGGATCCATTCGCGAGTGGTAGGGATGGTCGAGACTGCCTTGAAATGATTCATGCGACATGGGAATCACATCGGCAGAAGGCTCGTA